The Rhodopirellula halodulae genome includes the window GACTTCGCCTCCGATCAAGACGTTCGTTGGTGCCCCGGCTGCGGTGACTATTCCATTCTCGCGCAAATGAAAAAGGTGCTGCCCGACCTCGGCGTGCCTCGTGAGAAGATCGTGTTTGTTAGCGGCATCGGCTGCAGCAGCCGCTTCCCGTACTACATGAACACCTACGGCATGCACAGTATCCACGGCCGTGCACCGACATTTGCAACGGGTTTGAAATCGACCCGTCCTGATTTGATGGTGTGGGTCATCACCGGCGATGGCGATGCGTTGTCGATTGGTGGCAACCACTTCATTCACTGTTTGCGTCGTAACCTCGACGTCAACATCGTGCTTTTCAACAACCGCATCTACGGTTTGACCAAAGGTCAGTACAGCCCAACCAGTGCGGAAGGTCAGATCACCAAGAGCACCCCCATGGGTGCGATCGATCACCCGCTGAGCCCGTTGTCGGTCGCGTTGGCTGCCGAGGCGACTTTCGTGGCTCGCAGCATCGACGCTCATGTTCAGCACCTGGGCAAGACTTTGAAGGCGGCCGCCGAACACAAAGGGACATCTTTGGTCGAGGTGTACCAGAACTGCAACGTGTTCAACGACGGTGCGATGGCTTACGCGCAAGAACGCAAGCAACGTGCGGACAACGTGATCGAGCTGGAACATGGCAAGCCGTTGATCTTCGGTGCCGATAACGACAAAGGCATTCGTTTGGTGGGAAGCCATCTCGAGGTGGTCAACACCGCAGACGTGCCCGCGGATGATTTGCTGATCCATGACGCACACGATCCGAACCCATCGATTCAGATGATGTTGGCTCGCATGCGTTACCCAGAGATGCCGGAACCGATCGGCGTTTTGCGGAGCGTGTCAGGGATCCCGACCTACAACGACCAAATCAACGAACAAGTCACGCAAGCCAAAGCGGCACGTGGTGAGGGCGACCTCGCAGCGTTGTTCCGTAGCGGCGATACATGGGAGGTAACTGCCTGATGTCACGAGGAACCACGTTCGAAAATATCACCCGCGCGATTGGTGACACCCCGATGGTGCAAATCAATCGTTTGGTGCCATCGGATCAAGCCACCGTTTTCGCGAAATGCGAGTTCTTTCAACCGCTGAACAGCGTGAAAGATCGAATCGGGATGGCCATGATCGAAGCCGGTGAACGCGACGGCCGCATCAATCAGGGAACTCACATCATCGAACCCACCAGCGGCAACACAGGGATCGCATTGGCGTTCGTTTGTGCCGCCAAAGGTTACAAGCTGACGCTGACGATGCCCGAATCGATGTCGGTGGAACGTCGGGCGTTGTTGCGAGCGATGGGAGCGAACTTGGTCCTGACTCCGGCAGGCGACGGAATGAAAGGGGCGATCACCACGGCGCAAGAGTTGGTGGATCAAACCGAAAACGCCTTCATGCCTCAGCAGTTTGAAAATCCGGCCAACCCAGCCGTCCACGAAGCGACGACCGGTCCCGAAATCTGGGCCGACACCGACGGCAAGATCGATGCGATCGTTGCGGGAGTCGGCACGGGCGGAACGATCACTGGGGCCGCTCGATTCTTGAAGAAACAAAACCCGGACTTCAAGGCGTTTGCTGTGGAGCCAAAACATTCGCCCGTGATCAGTGGCGGATCACCTGGCAAGCACCGCATTCAAGGAATTGGAGCAGGCTTCATTCCGGGCAACTTGGACACCTCCATCATTGATGATGTGGTTCAGGTCGACGACGAGGACGCTTTCGAATGGGGGCGTCAACTTGCCAAACAAGAAGGCATCGTGGCCGGGATCAGCAGTGGCGCAAACATGTGGGCCGCTGCTCAAATTGCCGCGCGTCCTGAGATGAAAGGCAAACGAATCGTCACCGTTATGTGCAGCCTCGGCGAACGTTACCTCAGCACGCCGTTGTTTGGTGACCTAGGCTTGTAATGGCACATCCTGACTGACATCTCTGGTAGGCATCATGAAAGCTTTCGAAGCGACGCGGATTTTCTTTGACCAAGCCGCGGATCGATTGGAGATCGAACCAGATCTCCGCGAGGCTTTGTTGATGCCACAACGGGAGGTTCAGGTCCAAGTCACGATTCGTTTGGACGACGGCCGATTGGCCAATTACGTCGGCTTTCGTGTCCAGCACGATCACAGCCGCGGACCGATGAAGGGTGGTTTGCGTTTTCATCCGGAAGTCGATTTGGATGAGACGCGGGCGCTGGCCAGTTTGATGACCTGGAAAACCGCGGTGGTCGATCTGCCTTATGGCGGCGCCAAAGGCGGCATTGGGATCGATCCCAGCCAGCTTTCTCGGGGTGAGATCGAGCGTCTTACGCGGGCATTCGTCGATCAAATTCACGACATTGTCGGCCCGGACACTGACATTCCCGCGCCTGACATGGGAACCGATCACCAAGTCATGGCTTGGTTTCGAAACCAGTGGGAGAAGTATCACGGGTTCCATCCTGCCGTGATCACCGGCAAACCGGTGGAAGAATACGGTGCCAAAGGCCGCGAAGAAGCGACCGGACGCGGCGTTGGAACGTTGACAGTCAAACTGTCGAAACGTTTGGGAATGGATCCACTGAAGACCCGCGTGGCCATTCAGGGATTCGGCAACGTGGGGTCTCACGCGGCTAAGTTCTTGCACGATGCACAGTTCCCAATCGTGGCCGTTTCCGACATCACCGGCACCTATTACAACGCTGACGGCCTAAACATTCCCGAGTTGTTGCGTCACAAGTTTTCGCATCCGAAGGGATTGTTGGAAGGCTTTGAGCATGCCGAGCATTTGCCGATGGACGCGCTGCTCAAGCTGGAACATGTCGAAGTGTTGATTCCCGCGGCATTGGGCGGTGTGATCACGCAGAAGAATGCACAAGACATCCACGCTCGTGTCATCATCGAGGCTGCCAACGGCCCCGTTGATCCGGATGCGGACGCGGCGCTTCATGACCGCGGCGTGACAATCCTGCCGGACATCCTGGCCAACGCGGGCGGTGTGACGGTCAGTTACTTCGAATGGGTGCAGAATCGTCAGCACTATCGATGGCCATTGGACCGTGTCCGACAAGAGCTGGATCACACCATGAACGAGGCGTTCGAAAAGGTGTGGCAGATGGCGGCACAGCACGAAGTGTCCTTGCGAACCGCTGCCTACATGATCGGCATCAGTCGCGTTCGTCGTGCATCCGAGCTTGCGGGTCTGGCGTAACTTTGGTGGCGACTATGTCGTCGACATGAACCATTCATGATCTCACTCCGGTGCGCCCGGGATCATTTGCTCCACCGGCAGCGGTGAGCTGTATTCATCGAGTGGTTCCAACTCGGGTAATGACTCCGGCTCGATGAAAGACTCCGCGTCCATCTCAGGCTCACCCATCAAAGGTTCTTCGCTCTCTTCGGGAGGCGATGGAGCAGGGATCAACTCAAACTTGAAATGGTTCTCACCTTGTGACACCGTGACCTGCGTCGGTGAAAGTTGAGACCCGTCTGCGAGCGTCGGGCGAGCGATCTGCAGCATTTCGGCGGGGGTGATGTCCGGTTTCATTTCGCCGGGCGTCAGTTCATAGCGAATGGTGTGTTCGCCAATCTTCGCCCCGGGCACATTGGCGAGATAGATCGCCTCGAAGTGCCCGCTTTGATTGGTGAACGCCAGGGAAGGTCGGCCGCCACTCACCGGGTGAAATTCAATGGACATGTTGGGGACCGGTTGCCCGTTGTGGAAAACGGTCCCTGTTACCTTGCCCAATGTTAATGAAGGCTGCGGTGTGCAGCCCAGGGTCAACAAGAGAGCTTGTCCGATGAGAGCCAACCTGACAGGAGCTAGTCCGATGCAGTAGCGGAAGGCGATGTTCATCCAGCGATAAACTCAAAGTTGATTTCGTTGCTTCCGTCGACAATCTCGACTTCGCTGGGTTCCATTTTGTTCTTGCCGCCCATGTCAGGTTTCTTTGAGGTTGGAATGAATTCACCGTCCGATGGTGCCGGCATCGCAGGTGCGGCACCGTTCACTTCATAGCGGATTTTGTGCTTACCGACCAATGCACCATCGGTGTCGGCCGTGTACATCGCACTGTAGCGACCTTCGCTGTCGGTGACTGCCATGGAGGGGCGTCCACCCTCGACGGGGACGAATTCAATTGCAACGCCTTCGACGGGTTTTCCGTCTTGGGTGACGAGTCCCGAGACTTCGCCAATCGGCGGTAGATCAGAACCGCAGCCGGTCATCAATGCGAGGGCAGCCAACGAGGCCGTGCTGGTAAGAAATCGCGAGAACCCGTTCATTGGAGAGTTTTCCTGGAGGTCAATTGTTTTGGATCTGGTGTTGTATTGATGCTTGATGTTGTGAGCCGTTTGAGTGAAGCGGCTCAAGGTGGCTCCCGCGGGAGCCCAAGAGCCGCGCGTTGTCGCAGCGGCTCGATCATTCACAGCGATGAGCTGAGCGGTTTAGAAGTCTTGCTCGTACACGAAGCGGTCGTTGCGACCATTCATCGCCATGAAGACATCATCGAAATCGATGCTATCGGTGATGAATCGCACGGCACCGTCACCCATCGTGAACATGGCTCCACCAACATGGTTGGATCGGAATCCGTTGTGCAGCGTGTAGCCATACAGTTGGGTGTAGTTGCCCGAGTAGATGCTGTTGATGGGCCAGCGAGGAACGGTGATGTTGGCGGTCCAACCCAACCATCCGTGTTGCGATGGGCCTGCATTCCAAGCACCACCGGCATGGCTGCTGGGACGACTGTCTGTTCGCGTGCCATCGGCGTGTGGCATTTCAGCGGAGTGTTCGCCAATCGCAATGGTTTGGCTGGTTCCGTCGAGGATGCTCGCGAATTTTGGGTTTCGGTACTTGGAGTTGTTGATGCCAATGATTCCGGCGTCTTGCATCCAGCCATAGCCCGTCCAAACGTTTCGTGAACCGTCCGAACGGCTGCCTGGTTGCCATCCGGCATCGCCTTGGCGTTTCCCGGGTGTGTAGTAATAACCAGCCACGCCGACGTAGTCGACGACTTGTGTTGTGTAGGAATCGGGGGCGCCAATGGCTTGGGTCAGTCCATTCGCGTTGTTGTCACGGTAGTTCGGCAAGACGTTCGACGGGCAATTAAAACCAGGGACAATGGCTTGGTCCAGCACTTCCCAGTTGAGGTTCACCTGGTCTTGCGTGCTGAAGTCAGTGCCAACAAACGTCAGCCGCTCGTAGAGTGGCGACTGTTCCATTTGAGGTAGGATTTGGACCAACCACGATGCTCCGCGGTATGGGCTGCCCGCGGTCGTTTGAGATCCGATGTTCGCGGGGAACATCTTGAAGGTGCTGTGGTAGTTGTGGATGGCGAGTCCCAACTGTTTCATGTTGTTGCTGCATTGCATTCGGCGGGCAGCTTCCCGAGCCGCTTGAACGGCGGGAAGTAGCAACCCCACCATCACGCCGATGATGGCGATGACGACAAGGAGCTCAACGAGGGTGAAGCCAGAGCTTCGGTGATTGCGAACCGGAGTAGAACGATGCATTGCTGACATTTCCATTTGCATGTGCGAATAAGGTGGGTGACTGCAAAGATGCAGGTGCTCGAAAAGAAGTCACCCGGAATCTGACTCGGGGTAACGCAAGCAACGGACCATGGCTCATCCGCTGTCCGCGTCGCATCCTACGCGGCAAGCGTTGGAGAGATGCCTAGGGGAAGAAAGGCAACCAAAGATGCATTGAGTGGTCGCGAGCGAGCGACTGAGATTTCAGAAAAAATTCTCAATTGTTTGGCGCGATATAGACCACGGAACTTGCCGAGTTCCCCTCCGTGGAACTGGTTTTGAAGATCGGTGTGCTCTTGAATTAGACAATGGTGCGCAAAACGAGTGCACGTTGTGATCGGTTCCAAGCAACGGGGGTGGCAGGGAATCGCTTTTGTGGATGAACGTGATTCGCCCGGATTTTCCGGCATTTGGCAGTTTGAGGGTGATTCGCTAGCGGCGAGCAATATTCCGGAAGTAGCGATCGACACCCTTAACCGCACTGTGGGTGACGCAAGAATCAGGCCGGTCCCGCGATATGCGACAAGGAATCAGAGACCCACTTTCCTGTGGTCGGCGGAAGTCATGCAGCCCTGCGGTTGGACAAGGGAAGCGATGGCTCCGTCGCTAAAGCACAATCAATGCGACTCACATCGGGCAATAGGGAGGAATGGGCGTCGTCGTATCGGTGGATCAGCGATGAAATGCTTCGTTGCAATTCTCGATCAGCAAGTAACGTTCGTTCGCGGATAAGTCTGCCCACTCTTGGATGTTGCCACTTGGCCATTGCACCGAGACCCGCTGGATCTGTTTGCAGTCAGCAATTCCGAAAGACAAGCAGGCTTCGTCCGAGCAGAGGTAACCATCCCCTGCCGTCACCCAATCGACCTGACGCCCATGGGACGTGTGAATGCTGACCTCCGCCCCAATCGCGTCTCGTTCGCTGCGGCAGCCGATCAGTTCCAAACAGATCCAGTTGCCTGACGTTTGCGGTGCCAGGTCCAGCAACGCGGCGGGGGCGTCCAAGTGAGTGACGACAAGATCCGTTCGCCCATCCTTGTTCCAATCGAGCTTCGCGAGCCCACGTCCAAGGACCGGTTGATCGAAGTAGTTCGTCGACGAAACTGTCCTCGCAGAGAACGAGTCACTTTCGTTCTTCATCAACAGAGGGCGTTGTCGAAATGGTTGTCCTTCTTCACTTTGGTCGAAGATGTGACCGTTGGTCGT containing:
- a CDS encoding 2-oxoacid:ferredoxin oxidoreductase subunit beta, whose translation is MNLPVLKAADFASDQDVRWCPGCGDYSILAQMKKVLPDLGVPREKIVFVSGIGCSSRFPYYMNTYGMHSIHGRAPTFATGLKSTRPDLMVWVITGDGDALSIGGNHFIHCLRRNLDVNIVLFNNRIYGLTKGQYSPTSAEGQITKSTPMGAIDHPLSPLSVALAAEATFVARSIDAHVQHLGKTLKAAAEHKGTSLVEVYQNCNVFNDGAMAYAQERKQRADNVIELEHGKPLIFGADNDKGIRLVGSHLEVVNTADVPADDLLIHDAHDPNPSIQMMLARMRYPEMPEPIGVLRSVSGIPTYNDQINEQVTQAKAARGEGDLAALFRSGDTWEVTA
- the cysK gene encoding cysteine synthase A encodes the protein MGGNCLMSRGTTFENITRAIGDTPMVQINRLVPSDQATVFAKCEFFQPLNSVKDRIGMAMIEAGERDGRINQGTHIIEPTSGNTGIALAFVCAAKGYKLTLTMPESMSVERRALLRAMGANLVLTPAGDGMKGAITTAQELVDQTENAFMPQQFENPANPAVHEATTGPEIWADTDGKIDAIVAGVGTGGTITGAARFLKKQNPDFKAFAVEPKHSPVISGGSPGKHRIQGIGAGFIPGNLDTSIIDDVVQVDDEDAFEWGRQLAKQEGIVAGISSGANMWAAAQIAARPEMKGKRIVTVMCSLGERYLSTPLFGDLGL
- a CDS encoding Glu/Leu/Phe/Val family dehydrogenase → MKAFEATRIFFDQAADRLEIEPDLREALLMPQREVQVQVTIRLDDGRLANYVGFRVQHDHSRGPMKGGLRFHPEVDLDETRALASLMTWKTAVVDLPYGGAKGGIGIDPSQLSRGEIERLTRAFVDQIHDIVGPDTDIPAPDMGTDHQVMAWFRNQWEKYHGFHPAVITGKPVEEYGAKGREEATGRGVGTLTVKLSKRLGMDPLKTRVAIQGFGNVGSHAAKFLHDAQFPIVAVSDITGTYYNADGLNIPELLRHKFSHPKGLLEGFEHAEHLPMDALLKLEHVEVLIPAALGGVITQKNAQDIHARVIIEAANGPVDPDADAALHDRGVTILPDILANAGGVTVSYFEWVQNRQHYRWPLDRVRQELDHTMNEAFEKVWQMAAQHEVSLRTAAYMIGISRVRRASELAGLA
- a CDS encoding carboxypeptidase regulatory-like domain-containing protein is translated as MSIEFHPVSGGRPSLAFTNQSGHFEAIYLANVPGAKIGEHTIRYELTPGEMKPDITPAEMLQIARPTLADGSQLSPTQVTVSQGENHFKFELIPAPSPPEESEEPLMGEPEMDAESFIEPESLPELEPLDEYSSPLPVEQMIPGAPE
- a CDS encoding carboxypeptidase-like regulatory domain-containing protein → MNGFSRFLTSTASLAALALMTGCGSDLPPIGEVSGLVTQDGKPVEGVAIEFVPVEGGRPSMAVTDSEGRYSAMYTADTDGALVGKHKIRYEVNGAAPAMPAPSDGEFIPTSKKPDMGGKNKMEPSEVEIVDGSNEINFEFIAG
- a CDS encoding DUF1559 domain-containing protein, whose amino-acid sequence is MHRSTPVRNHRSSGFTLVELLVVIAIIGVMVGLLLPAVQAAREAARRMQCSNNMKQLGLAIHNYHSTFKMFPANIGSQTTAGSPYRGASWLVQILPQMEQSPLYERLTFVGTDFSTQDQVNLNWEVLDQAIVPGFNCPSNVLPNYRDNNANGLTQAIGAPDSYTTQVVDYVGVAGYYYTPGKRQGDAGWQPGSRSDGSRNVWTGYGWMQDAGIIGINNSKYRNPKFASILDGTSQTIAIGEHSAEMPHADGTRTDSRPSSHAGGAWNAGPSQHGWLGWTANITVPRWPINSIYSGNYTQLYGYTLHNGFRSNHVGGAMFTMGDGAVRFITDSIDFDDVFMAMNGRNDRFVYEQDF